One genomic segment of Hordeum vulgare subsp. vulgare chromosome 2H, MorexV3_pseudomolecules_assembly, whole genome shotgun sequence includes these proteins:
- the LOC123427796 gene encoding disease resistance protein RGA2-like isoform X2: MTGLPGLVVDAAIGWLVETILGSYFTEQIEAWTREIGLAEDVEKLKFEMRNVEMVLAAAEGRRIENKPLARSLDFLKELLYDSEDVMDELDYYRLQQQIEEGKGCSAPSGVNPEGSYVSSSAPSSAFELVCSATSGMTSWASSSRKRKREEEGPVQSTMLTYEIKHDISQRINGIVKGLCTIGNSVQRVLQLEVSRPTSTSLESQNISNNGRLTTSVPVVKMYGRESERDNIIELLIEGGSSDLNVLPVVGIGGVGKTTLARFVCKDQRIRDHFDLQMWVCVSTDFNEVRLTREILEHVCENRQEYEDISNFNVLQKNLLKNIRNKRFLLVLDDMWEDKDRSGWIKFLAPLKGNQASGCMILAATRMDSVAKMIQTMDKVRLSGLNEEEFWLLFKACAFGNENYEGDPGLQSIGKQIVKALKGCPLAAQSVGALLNTSVSDKHWRAVRDKWRSLQEDANDILPVLKLSYDYLPVHLQHCFSYCSLYPEDKHFDGKELVHAWVSQNFVQCEDPTMKLEETGQQYLERLVDLCFFQKAGSRYVMHDLMHELAGKVSSNECATIHGLKHEAIRPSVRHLSVITTAFDKDKPDSFPNEKFDKILEKVGPSQKLRTLMFFGRSSINLLESLRTLCKKANCLRVLRIYVTYADMSSIHSLFNPYHLRYLEYIPVDITDRSSYRVYNNTVFPQALTRFYHLQVWNVGISGNFAVPTDMHNLVNLRHLISHEKVHHAIACVGNMTSLQRLSFKVQNIGSFEIRELQSLNELVVLKISQLENVKTKEEASGARLLDKEYLKTLSLSWQDNSTSLQTEAAKDVLEGLQPHQDLKTLKITGYGGLTSPTWLSNTSSVTLLQILHLEKCREWNFFPAPAMLPFLRKLTLIRMLNLTEISVPSLEELILIDMPKLDKCIGSYGMELTFRLRVLMIKNCPQLNECTLFQSYSSFDTEQKSWFPSLRKLSIGQCPRILNNWPILPLKEMEALKELELVDLHVIRVSVSSLEKLVLTKMPSLEFCSSLTTQGNQMEWPSSLRKLTIHDCPCLIVSPPLPPSALISEMSIRGVPGLAEMRIINRRGIIIKSNELSVLDDTTLAFNNLGGITSFQINNCPNLASVSKVVQENSTSASSLVFPSLKYVNISTCGVTGRWLSQLLSHSQRLEELQLTACSQIKFLSISQPTETEGTSSLASAGMISAQDEQELRLPCDLLCSLKMLCIRQSLDLKFFGGNRDSTRFTSLSQLVLFGCPKLVSSLLGETKDDGTIDVGLLPPSLEDLCISHLPENLQSFAPQGLLYLKKLNLFNGPCLTSVQLHSCTALQELQIGSCVQLAVLEGLQFLTSLRSLNIEMNPELSSAWDLNLQEQEQGGNQIPLLPPSLDKLEISALTDSVQSRLLSCLPVMTNLAIRRSPELTSLQLGCCIALKELGIEDCSSLASIEGLQFCTNLTSLRVLNSPGLVSCLELVSHQQRPSDI; this comes from the exons ATGACGGGGCTTCCTGGCTTGGTGGTTGACGCAGCAATAGGATGGCTGGTGGAAACCATCCTTGGGAGCTACTTCACTGAACAGATTGAAGCCTGGACTCGTGAAATTGGGCTTGCTGAAGATGTGGAGAAGCTCAAATTTGAGATGAGAAACGTGGAGATGGTTCTTGCTGCTGCCGAGGGAAGGAGGATTGAAAACAAGCCTCTGGCACGGTCACTGGATTTTCTCAAAGAGCTGCTTTATGACTCAGAGGATGTGATGGACGAGCTCGATTACTATCGACTCCAGCAGCAGATCGAAGAAG GGAAAGGTTGTAGTGCTCCTAGTGGTGTTAATCCTGAGGGAAGCTATGTGTCCTCATCAGCTCCATCTTCTGCTTTTGAATTAGTATGCAGCGCCACAAGCGGAATGACTAGTTGGGCCTCAAGCAGCAGAAAAAGGAAGCGTGAAGAGGAGGGGCCAGTTCAAAGTACTATGCTGACTTATGAGATTAAGCATGACATTTCTCAGAGGATCAACGGAATAGTGAAAGGTTTATGCACTATTGGCAATTCCGTGCAGAGAGTTCTTCAGCTTGAGGTCTCGCGCCCCACTTCAACATCACTTGAGAGTCAGAATATTTCTAATAATGGTCGGCTGACAACTTCTGTTCCAGTTGTTAAGATGTATGGGAGGGAGTCAGAGAGAGACAATATAATAGAGCTGTTGATAGAGGGGGGATCTAGTGATCTGAATGTTTTGCCAGTGGTTGGCATTGGTGGTGTTGGGAAGACAACTCTTGCTAGATTTGTATGCAAGGACCAAAGAATTAGAGATCATTTTGATCTGCAAATGTGGGTTTGTGTATCCACTGACTTCAATGAAGTGAGGCTAACACGTGAGATCCTAGAGCATGTATGTGAAAATAGACAAGAATatgaagatataagcaatttcaaTGTACTGCAGAAGAACCTTTTGAAGAATATCAGAAACAAAAGATTTCTGCTTGTATTGGATGACATGTGGGAAGATAAGGACAGGAGTGGATGGATTAAATTCTTGGCTCCATTGAAAGGTAATCAAGCAAGTGGTTGCATGATACTAGCAGCAACTAGAATGGATTCAGTTGCAAAAATGATACAAACGATGGATAAAGTCAGATTGAGTGGCCTGAATGAAGAGGAGTTTTGGCTGTTATTCAAGGCATGTGCATTTGGTAACGAGAACTATGAGGGTGATCCTGGTTTACAGTCTATTGGGAAACAGATTGTTAAAGCACTAAAGGGCTGCCCACTAGCCGCACAAAGTGTTGGTGCACTTTTGAACACAAGTGTTAGCGATAAGCATTGGAGGGCAGTTCGTGACAAATGGAGATCTCTTCAAGAAGATGCTAATGATATTTTACCCGTCTTGAAGCTTAGTTATGATTATCTCCCAGTCCACCTTCAACACTGTTTCTCGTACTGCTCTTTATATCCAGAGGACAAACATTTTGATGGGAAAGAATTGGTCCATGCTTGGGTATCACAGAATTTCGTGCAGTGTGAAGACCCTACGATGAAATTGGAAGAAACAGGGCAGCAATATTTGGAAAGATTAGTTGATTTGTGCTTCTTCCAAAAGGCTGGCTCACGTTATGTTATGCATGATCTAATGCATGAATTGGCAGGGAAAGTTTCATCAAATGAGTGTGCTACTATACATGGATTGAAACATGAGGCAATTCGACCGAGTGTTCGCCATTTGTCAGTCATAACTACTGCTTTTGATAAAGATAAACCTGACAGTTTTCCTAATGAGAAGTTTGATAAAATACTTGAGAAGGTTGGGCCTTCGCAAAAATTGAGGACTTTGATGTTTTTTGGGCGAAGCAGCATAAATTTATTAGAGTCCTTGCGTACATTATGCAAGAAGGCAAACTGTTTACGGGTCCTAAGAATTTATGTGACATATGCTGACATGAGCTCTATACACAGTTTGTTCAATCCATACCATCTTCGCTATCTTGAATATATTCCTGTTGACATTACAGATAGATCGTCATATAGAGTCTACAACAACACTGTGTTTCCTCAAGCATTGACAAGATTTTATCACCTTCAAGTATGGAATGTGGGTATTTCAGGCAATTTTGCTGTGCCTACTGATATGCATAATCTTGTTAATTTGCGCCATCTTATTTCTCATGAGAAAGTGCATCATGCAATAGCCTGTGTTGGAAACATGACCTCTCTTCAGAGACTAAGTTTCAAGGTTCAAAATATCGGTAGTTTTGAGATAAGAGAACTTCAGTCCCTGAATGAGCTTGTAGTACTTAAAATTTCTCAACTTGAAAATGTGAAGACTAAAGAAGAGGCCAGTGGGGCCAGGCTATTGGACAAAGAGTATCTAAAAACATTGTCCTTGTCATGGCAGGATAACAGCACGAGCCTTCAGACAGAGGCAGCAAAGGATGTGCTTGAAGGTCTTCAACCACATCAGGACCTCAAAACTCTAAAAATAACTGGATATGGTGGTCTCACCTCCCCAACCTGGCTTTCTAATACTTCCTCAGTTACCTTGCTGCAGATACTTCATCTGGAGAAGTGCAGGGAATGGAATTTTTTTCCAGCTCCTGCAATGCTTCCTTTCCTTAGGAAGTTGACATTGATCAGAATGTTGAATTTAACGGAAATCTCAGTTCCTTCCTTGGAAGAGTTGATCTTGATTGATATGCCAAAACTGGACAAATGTATTGGTTCTTATGGAATGGAATTGACTTTTCGTCTAAGGGTTTTGATGATCAAGAACTGTCCTCAACTGAATGAGTGCACTCTTTTCCAGAGTTACTCTTCTTTCGACACTGAGCAGAAATCATGGTTTCCATCTCTCAGGAAACTCTCCATCGGGCAGTGTCCTCGTATATTAAA CAACTGGCCAATCCTTCCACTAAAAGAAATGGAGGCGCTCAAGGAGTTGGAGTTGGTGGACCTACATGTTATCAGGGTGTCAGTTTCTTCTCTGGAGAAGTTGGTGTTGACTAAAATGCCAAGCCTGGAATTCTGCAGCAGTCTAACGACCCAAGGAAATCAAATGGAATGGCCATCTAGCCTGCGTAAACTTACCATCCATGATTGCCCTTGTTTGATAGTGTCacctcctctgccgccttctgCTTTGATTTCCGAGATGTCCATCAGGGGAGTTCCGGGACTTGCAGAAATGCGTATAATAAACCGGAGAGGGATCATCATCAAATCTAACGAGTTGAGTGTGCTGGATGACACTACCCTGGCATTCAATAACCTTGGGGGCATAACGTCGTTTCAAATAAATAATTGTCCCAATCTGGCCTCGGTTTCAA AGGTTGTCCAGGAAAACAGCACATCTGCAAGCAGCCTTGTCTTCCCATCTCTCAAATACGTCAACATTAGCACATGTGGTGTAACTGGGAGGTGGCTATCTCAACTGCTTTCACATTCACAGCGCCTTGAGGAGTTGCAATTAACTGCTTGTTCACAGATAAAGTTTCTATCTATCAGTCAACCTACAGAAACAGAAGGAACCAGCAGTTTGGCTTCAGCAGGGATGATCTCAGCCCAAGATGAACAAGAGTTGAGACTGCCATGTGATCTCCTATGTTCTCTCAAGATGCTATGTATTCGGCAAAGCCTGGATCTAAAGTTCTTTGGGGGTAATAGAGACTCAACAAGATTCACCTCTCTTTCACAGCTAGTCCTTTTTGGTTGCCCCAAGCTTGTCTCATCGTTGTTGGGTGAAACGAAAGATGACGGTACCATTGATGTTGGATTACTCCCACCATCACTTGAAGACCTCTGTATCAGTCATCTCCCAGAAAACCTGCAGTCCTTCGCTCCTCAAGGCCTTCTCTACCTAAAAAAGTTAAATCTATTTAATGGCCCGTGTTTGACGTCTGTACAACTGCATTCTTGCACGGCTTTACAGGAGCTGCAAATCGGGAGTTGTGTCCAGCTGGCTGTACTGGAGGGCTTGCAGTTCCTGACCTCCCTTCGAAGCTTGAATATCGAGATGAATCCCGAGCTGTCTTCTGCATGGGATCTCAacctgcaggagcaagaacagggTGGCAATCAAATTCCGCTGCTTCCTCCGTCACTTGATAAACTTGAGATCAGTGCTCTCACGGACAGTGTCCAATCCCGTCTTCTGTCCTGCCTTCCTGTCATGACCAATTTAGCAATACGGAGAAGTCCAGAATTGACGTCTCTACAGCTGGGATGCTGCATTGCACTGAAAGAGTTGGGAATTGAAGATTGCAGCTCGCTTGCATCGATCGAGGGCCTCCAGTTCTGTACAAACCTGACATCCTTGAGAGTACTCAACTCCCCTGGCCTAGTTTCCTGTTTGGAGCTTGTGTCGCATCAGCAAAGGCCCTCTGATATCTAG
- the LOC123427796 gene encoding disease resistance protein RGA2-like isoform X3 — protein sequence MTGLPGLVVDAAIGWLVETILGSYFTEQIEAWTREIGLAEDVEKLKFEMRNVEMVLAAAEGRRIENKPLARSLDFLKELLYDSEDVMDELDYYRLQQQIEEGKGCSAPSGVNPEGSYVSSSAPSSAFELVCSATSGMTSWASSSRKRKREEEGPVQSTMLTYEIKHDISQRINGIVKGLCTIGNSVQRVLQLEVSRPTSTSLESQNISNNGRLTTSVPVVKMYGRESERDNIIELLIEGGSSDLNVLPVVGIGGVGKTTLARFVCKDQRIRDHFDLQMWVCVSTDFNEVRLTREILEHVCENRQEYEDISNFNVLQKNLLKNIRNKRFLLVLDDMWEDKDRSGWIKFLAPLKGNQASGCMILAATRMDSVAKMIQTMDKVRLSGLNEEEFWLLFKACAFGNENYEGDPGLQSIGKQIVKALKGCPLAAQSVGALLNTSVSDKHWRAVRDKWRSLQEDANDILPVLKLSYDYLPVHLQHCFSYCSLYPEDKHFDGKELVHAWVSQNFVQCEDPTMKLEETGQQYLERLVDLCFFQKAGSRYVMHDLMHELAGKVSSNECATIHGLKHEAIRPSVRHLSVITTAFDKDKPDSFPNEKFDKILEKVGPSQKLRTLMFFGRSSINLLESLRTLCKKANCLRVLRIYVTYADMSSIHSLFNPYHLRYLEYIPVDITDRSSYRVYNNTVFPQALTRFYHLQVWNDNSTSLQTEAAKDVLEGLQPHQDLKTLKITGYGGLTSPTWLSNTSSVTLLQILHLEKCREWNFFPAPAMLPFLRKLTLIRMLNLTEISVPSLEELILIDMPKLDKCIGSYGMELTFRLRVLMIKNCPQLNECTLFQSYSSFDTEQKSWFPSLRKLSIGQCPRILNNWPILPLKEMEALKELELVDLHVIRVSVSSLEKLVLTKMPSLEFCSSLTTQGNQMEWPSSLRKLTIHDCPCLIVSPPLPPSALISEMSIRGVPGLAEMRIINRRGIIIKSNELSVLDDTTLAFNNLGGITSFQINNCPNLASVSSKAFSQLIALEILCIHDCPNLTMSNIMPEVVQENSTSASSLVFPSLKYVNISTCGVTGRWLSQLLSHSQRLEELQLTACSQIKFLSISQPTETEGTSSLASAGMISAQDEQELRLPCDLLCSLKMLCIRQSLDLKFFGGNRDSTRFTSLSQLVLFGCPKLVSSLLGETKDDGTIDVGLLPPSLEDLCISHLPENLQSFAPQGLLYLKKLNLFNGPCLTSVQLHSCTALQELQIGSCVQLAVLEGLQFLTSLRSLNIEMNPELSSAWDLNLQEQEQGGNQIPLLPPSLDKLEISALTDSVQSRLLSCLPVMTNLAIRRSPELTSLQLGCCIALKELGIEDCSSLASIEGLQFCTNLTSLRVLNSPGLVSCLELVSHQQRPSDI from the exons ATGACGGGGCTTCCTGGCTTGGTGGTTGACGCAGCAATAGGATGGCTGGTGGAAACCATCCTTGGGAGCTACTTCACTGAACAGATTGAAGCCTGGACTCGTGAAATTGGGCTTGCTGAAGATGTGGAGAAGCTCAAATTTGAGATGAGAAACGTGGAGATGGTTCTTGCTGCTGCCGAGGGAAGGAGGATTGAAAACAAGCCTCTGGCACGGTCACTGGATTTTCTCAAAGAGCTGCTTTATGACTCAGAGGATGTGATGGACGAGCTCGATTACTATCGACTCCAGCAGCAGATCGAAGAAG GGAAAGGTTGTAGTGCTCCTAGTGGTGTTAATCCTGAGGGAAGCTATGTGTCCTCATCAGCTCCATCTTCTGCTTTTGAATTAGTATGCAGCGCCACAAGCGGAATGACTAGTTGGGCCTCAAGCAGCAGAAAAAGGAAGCGTGAAGAGGAGGGGCCAGTTCAAAGTACTATGCTGACTTATGAGATTAAGCATGACATTTCTCAGAGGATCAACGGAATAGTGAAAGGTTTATGCACTATTGGCAATTCCGTGCAGAGAGTTCTTCAGCTTGAGGTCTCGCGCCCCACTTCAACATCACTTGAGAGTCAGAATATTTCTAATAATGGTCGGCTGACAACTTCTGTTCCAGTTGTTAAGATGTATGGGAGGGAGTCAGAGAGAGACAATATAATAGAGCTGTTGATAGAGGGGGGATCTAGTGATCTGAATGTTTTGCCAGTGGTTGGCATTGGTGGTGTTGGGAAGACAACTCTTGCTAGATTTGTATGCAAGGACCAAAGAATTAGAGATCATTTTGATCTGCAAATGTGGGTTTGTGTATCCACTGACTTCAATGAAGTGAGGCTAACACGTGAGATCCTAGAGCATGTATGTGAAAATAGACAAGAATatgaagatataagcaatttcaaTGTACTGCAGAAGAACCTTTTGAAGAATATCAGAAACAAAAGATTTCTGCTTGTATTGGATGACATGTGGGAAGATAAGGACAGGAGTGGATGGATTAAATTCTTGGCTCCATTGAAAGGTAATCAAGCAAGTGGTTGCATGATACTAGCAGCAACTAGAATGGATTCAGTTGCAAAAATGATACAAACGATGGATAAAGTCAGATTGAGTGGCCTGAATGAAGAGGAGTTTTGGCTGTTATTCAAGGCATGTGCATTTGGTAACGAGAACTATGAGGGTGATCCTGGTTTACAGTCTATTGGGAAACAGATTGTTAAAGCACTAAAGGGCTGCCCACTAGCCGCACAAAGTGTTGGTGCACTTTTGAACACAAGTGTTAGCGATAAGCATTGGAGGGCAGTTCGTGACAAATGGAGATCTCTTCAAGAAGATGCTAATGATATTTTACCCGTCTTGAAGCTTAGTTATGATTATCTCCCAGTCCACCTTCAACACTGTTTCTCGTACTGCTCTTTATATCCAGAGGACAAACATTTTGATGGGAAAGAATTGGTCCATGCTTGGGTATCACAGAATTTCGTGCAGTGTGAAGACCCTACGATGAAATTGGAAGAAACAGGGCAGCAATATTTGGAAAGATTAGTTGATTTGTGCTTCTTCCAAAAGGCTGGCTCACGTTATGTTATGCATGATCTAATGCATGAATTGGCAGGGAAAGTTTCATCAAATGAGTGTGCTACTATACATGGATTGAAACATGAGGCAATTCGACCGAGTGTTCGCCATTTGTCAGTCATAACTACTGCTTTTGATAAAGATAAACCTGACAGTTTTCCTAATGAGAAGTTTGATAAAATACTTGAGAAGGTTGGGCCTTCGCAAAAATTGAGGACTTTGATGTTTTTTGGGCGAAGCAGCATAAATTTATTAGAGTCCTTGCGTACATTATGCAAGAAGGCAAACTGTTTACGGGTCCTAAGAATTTATGTGACATATGCTGACATGAGCTCTATACACAGTTTGTTCAATCCATACCATCTTCGCTATCTTGAATATATTCCTGTTGACATTACAGATAGATCGTCATATAGAGTCTACAACAACACTGTGTTTCCTCAAGCATTGACAAGATTTTATCACCTTCAAGTATGGAAT GATAACAGCACGAGCCTTCAGACAGAGGCAGCAAAGGATGTGCTTGAAGGTCTTCAACCACATCAGGACCTCAAAACTCTAAAAATAACTGGATATGGTGGTCTCACCTCCCCAACCTGGCTTTCTAATACTTCCTCAGTTACCTTGCTGCAGATACTTCATCTGGAGAAGTGCAGGGAATGGAATTTTTTTCCAGCTCCTGCAATGCTTCCTTTCCTTAGGAAGTTGACATTGATCAGAATGTTGAATTTAACGGAAATCTCAGTTCCTTCCTTGGAAGAGTTGATCTTGATTGATATGCCAAAACTGGACAAATGTATTGGTTCTTATGGAATGGAATTGACTTTTCGTCTAAGGGTTTTGATGATCAAGAACTGTCCTCAACTGAATGAGTGCACTCTTTTCCAGAGTTACTCTTCTTTCGACACTGAGCAGAAATCATGGTTTCCATCTCTCAGGAAACTCTCCATCGGGCAGTGTCCTCGTATATTAAA CAACTGGCCAATCCTTCCACTAAAAGAAATGGAGGCGCTCAAGGAGTTGGAGTTGGTGGACCTACATGTTATCAGGGTGTCAGTTTCTTCTCTGGAGAAGTTGGTGTTGACTAAAATGCCAAGCCTGGAATTCTGCAGCAGTCTAACGACCCAAGGAAATCAAATGGAATGGCCATCTAGCCTGCGTAAACTTACCATCCATGATTGCCCTTGTTTGATAGTGTCacctcctctgccgccttctgCTTTGATTTCCGAGATGTCCATCAGGGGAGTTCCGGGACTTGCAGAAATGCGTATAATAAACCGGAGAGGGATCATCATCAAATCTAACGAGTTGAGTGTGCTGGATGACACTACCCTGGCATTCAATAACCTTGGGGGCATAACGTCGTTTCAAATAAATAATTGTCCCAATCTGGCCTCGGTTTCAAGTAAAGCTTTCAGCCAGCTCATCGCTTTAGAGATTTTATGTATACACGACTGCCCTAATCTTACTATGTCAAACATCATGCCAGAGGTTGTCCAGGAAAACAGCACATCTGCAAGCAGCCTTGTCTTCCCATCTCTCAAATACGTCAACATTAGCACATGTGGTGTAACTGGGAGGTGGCTATCTCAACTGCTTTCACATTCACAGCGCCTTGAGGAGTTGCAATTAACTGCTTGTTCACAGATAAAGTTTCTATCTATCAGTCAACCTACAGAAACAGAAGGAACCAGCAGTTTGGCTTCAGCAGGGATGATCTCAGCCCAAGATGAACAAGAGTTGAGACTGCCATGTGATCTCCTATGTTCTCTCAAGATGCTATGTATTCGGCAAAGCCTGGATCTAAAGTTCTTTGGGGGTAATAGAGACTCAACAAGATTCACCTCTCTTTCACAGCTAGTCCTTTTTGGTTGCCCCAAGCTTGTCTCATCGTTGTTGGGTGAAACGAAAGATGACGGTACCATTGATGTTGGATTACTCCCACCATCACTTGAAGACCTCTGTATCAGTCATCTCCCAGAAAACCTGCAGTCCTTCGCTCCTCAAGGCCTTCTCTACCTAAAAAAGTTAAATCTATTTAATGGCCCGTGTTTGACGTCTGTACAACTGCATTCTTGCACGGCTTTACAGGAGCTGCAAATCGGGAGTTGTGTCCAGCTGGCTGTACTGGAGGGCTTGCAGTTCCTGACCTCCCTTCGAAGCTTGAATATCGAGATGAATCCCGAGCTGTCTTCTGCATGGGATCTCAacctgcaggagcaagaacagggTGGCAATCAAATTCCGCTGCTTCCTCCGTCACTTGATAAACTTGAGATCAGTGCTCTCACGGACAGTGTCCAATCCCGTCTTCTGTCCTGCCTTCCTGTCATGACCAATTTAGCAATACGGAGAAGTCCAGAATTGACGTCTCTACAGCTGGGATGCTGCATTGCACTGAAAGAGTTGGGAATTGAAGATTGCAGCTCGCTTGCATCGATCGAGGGCCTCCAGTTCTGTACAAACCTGACATCCTTGAGAGTACTCAACTCCCCTGGCCTAGTTTCCTGTTTGGAGCTTGTGTCGCATCAGCAAAGGCCCTCTGATATCTAG